GCTCGCCCAACTGCGCAGCGACGCCACCGATGACCGCTGGCGCATCCGCGAAGGGGTCGCGATAGCCCTGCAACGAGTAGGCGATGACGACCCCGATCGGCTGCGCTCGATTGTCCTGGATTGGGCATTCGACCCCGATCCCCTGGTCCTGCGCGCGGCGGCTGCCGCTATTTGCGAGCCGCGGTTGATCACCGATCCCGCGGGTGCCGCCGTTGCGCTCGAGGTGTGCCGACGGGCGACCGCAACTGTGGCATCGTGGCCGGCAACCCAGCGCCGCGATCCGAAGCTGCGGGTGTTGCGCCAGGGACTGGGCTATTGCTGGAGCGTGGCCGTAGCGGCTGACCCTCAGCAGGGGTTGCCTGCGTTCGCGCAGTTGGAGCAGCAGGCCGCCACCGACGCAGACGTGGCGTGGATCGTGCGGGAGAACCGCCGCAAAAAGCGGCTGGCCCGATTGTTGTAGGCAATCAGGACGTCAGGGAACCTAGGACCATGACGGGGATGCGCCGCCCACCGGTGCGATCGGCGTACTTTGCCCGGGGCGGGTAGGTCTCGAGATCCAACTGCCACAGACGTTCTCGTTCGTCGCCTGTCGCCTCGTAGGCGACCACCGGGACCGATTCGCCGGCGTGCGTGACGGTGCATTCGGGGTGGGCGCGCAGGTTGTAGTACCAGGCCGGGTTCTGGTGCTGGCCGAAGTTGGAGGCCAGGACCACCAGCCGATCCCCATCGGGTACGGCGACGAGCGGCATCGTGCGCGGCCGACCGGACCGTGCACCGATGGTGGTCAGCTCGATGATGGGCAGTCCGGTGAGGAGGCCTGTGACGGAGGTCTTGCCGCCGGTGCGCTTCAGCAGCGGGTTGTCGACACGGTACAGGACGCGGGCGAAAACCCAGGCCATTGGCTTGATTCCGCCAAGTTGCCGGCAGGCCTTCTGTACCGCGTTAGCCTCGTCGAAACGCATCTGCTCACGGTAGACCGATCGCGATGCCAACGGGACAGGGAACTAGATGAACAACACCGGCCTGCCGACCGACCCGGTCGCTACCTTCGGCTCGCCGCTTGACCCGAGCACCGATTCCTTCGGTGGTTTCGGCATCCCCGGATGGTTCGCCGCGGTCTTCGCCTTGATCGCTGCGTGCATCGTCGTGGTGGTCGTGCTTATGGTGATTCGGGGCGTCAAGGAAGCGTCCGCCCCACGCATCATCGGGCAAGGTCGCGTTGTCGCCAAACGGATGCGGGTCAGCGGCGGCAGCTCCGGCACCGTCGTGGGCGGCGGGATGCCGATCGGCGGGGTCGCGGGTGGTCCGGTCACGACCGGCATGACGGTAGGCGGCACCAGCGCGTCGACGTGGTACTACGTGACGATTGAGGATCAGTCCGGCGGACGCAAGGAGTGGCATGTCTCGGGCCAGATGTATGGCCTTGTGGCTGAGGGCGATTGGGGCCGGACGGTGACCAAGGGCACCCG
The window above is part of the Branchiibius hedensis genome. Proteins encoded here:
- a CDS encoding DUF2500 domain-containing protein: MNNTGLPTDPVATFGSPLDPSTDSFGGFGIPGWFAAVFALIAACIVVVVVLMVIRGVKEASAPRIIGQGRVVAKRMRVSGGSSGTVVGGGMPIGGVAGGPVTTGMTVGGTSASTWYYVTIEDQSGGRKEWHVSGQMYGLVAEGDWGRTVTKGTRLIEFDRSAR
- a CDS encoding nitroreductase/quinone reductase family protein, with the protein product MRFDEANAVQKACRQLGGIKPMAWVFARVLYRVDNPLLKRTGGKTSVTGLLTGLPIIELTTIGARSGRPRTMPLVAVPDGDRLVVLASNFGQHQNPAWYYNLRAHPECTVTHAGESVPVVAYEATGDERERLWQLDLETYPPRAKYADRTGGRRIPVMVLGSLTS
- a CDS encoding DNA alkylation repair protein yields the protein MSAVDDARAVLRGLSGSERLAYLRTHSGLPGPRANLTLAAAFAEVARDDEVRSLLTSDEEYLRFCGTVALGPCLAEAPSPEVLAQLRSDATDDRWRIREGVAIALQRVGDDDPDRLRSIVLDWAFDPDPLVLRAAAAAICEPRLITDPAGAAVALEVCRRATATVASWPATQRRDPKLRVLRQGLGYCWSVAVAADPQQGLPAFAQLEQQAATDADVAWIVRENRRKKRLARLL